A single genomic interval of Dysidea avara chromosome 8, odDysAvar1.4, whole genome shotgun sequence harbors:
- the LOC136262656 gene encoding probable serine/threonine-protein kinase drkB → MSYPAGENKDALKRTTEVWNNDNLVKSTGSVAAEQATIQTNGKNIWKRMKSKKEKKQLQPAKQSSQDRRNQGATISIEEQNSISQLRQGLTTLENQIEQLQTGSREQIADINITVKKLSLNAIETERKISIVEEIAKANMEAMNDAFQKVQDVQKSNEHLQHQLSLTQNDLCLIQQQLLGMQLMTRSSRLWIVSNDQFTIGKEIGRGAWATVHEATFRGTTVAAKCLHDVITSHETKELFQREMDMALICQHENVITFLGSTMEGTPVILMELMDVNLRKAYEKERVKDHQIHGILHDVAKALHFLHTRPDPVIHRDVSSANVLLKVLYNGEWLAKLGDLGTANLQRQIATIGPGAIAYGAPETVIPEQHSPKMDVYSFGILILEILTKSHPFQKANILKGQVQQQYPQYDQLVTSCTKQESSDRPTMYDVLVQLDEIAAAK, encoded by the exons ATGTCTTATCCTGCGGGTGAAAATAAGGATGCACTTAAAAGGACAACTGAAGTGTGGAATAATGATAACCTTGTTAAGAGTACTGGAAGTGTAGCAGCAGAACAAGCCACTATACAAACCAATGGAAAAAATATATGGAAAAGAATGAAATCCAAAAAAGAGAAAAAACAATTACAACCAGCCAAACAGTCATCACAAGATAGAAGAAATCAAG GAGCTACTATATCAATTGAAGAACAGAATTCCATTTCACAATTACGTCAAGGCCTTACAACATTAGAAAACCAAATTGAACAATTACAAACTGGCAGTAGGGAGCAGATAGCTGATATTAACATCACTGTCAAAAAACTAAGTCTGAATGCTATTGAGACAGAGAGAAAGATTTCAATAGTTGAAGAAATAGCAAAAGCAAATATGGAGGCCATGAATGATGCTTTCCAAAAGGTGCAAGATGTGCAGAAAAGCAATGAACATCTCCAGCATCAGTTATCACTCACACAAAACGATCTATGTCTCATTCAACAACAGTTGTTGGGGATGCAATTGATGACAAGGTCTAGTAGGTTATGGATTGTTTCAAATGATCAGTTTACAATTGGGAAGGAAATTGGTAGAGGAGCTTGGGCTACTGTCCATGAGGCTACATTCCGGGGTACCACTGTTGCTGCTAAGTGTCTTCATGATGTGATCACTTCACACGAAACAAAGGAGCTGTTCCAAAGAGAGATGGATATGGCACTCATATGTCAACATGAGAATGTTATTACTTTCCTGGGATCTACAATGGAAGGTACTCCAGTAATCTTGATGGAACTGATGGATGTGAACTTGAGAAAAGCATATGAAAAAGAAAGAGTTAAGGATCACCAGATACATGGTATTCTACATGATGTTGCTAAAGCACTTCATTTCTTACACACCAGACCAGATCCAGTAATCCATCGTGATGTGAGTAGTGCCAATGTGTTACTGAAAGTACTCTACAATGGTGAGTGGCTAGCCAAACTGGGAGACTTGGGTACTGCTAACTTACAACGACAAATAGCCACCATAGGTCCTGGAGCTATTGCCTATGGAGCCCCTGAGACTGTTATCCCTGAACAGCATTCCCCTAAAATGGATGTGTACAGTTTTGGCATACTTATCCTAGAAATTCTAACTAAATCCCATCCTTTTCAAAAAGCAAACATCCTTAAAGGGCAGGTCCAACAACAATATCCACAGTATGATCAACTGGTCACCAGTTGTACCAAACAAGAGTCAAGTGACAGACCAACAATGTATGATGTTCTTGTGCAGTTGGATGAGATTGCTGCTGCTAAATAG